The following is a genomic window from Desulfonatronum thiosulfatophilum.
GGTTCAATATCTTGCCCAACATCGATAATTTCCTCTAATGAAGTCGGCACCATACAGTCCGGCAGGTTCTTGTTCGTAAGGCAGGACAGACCGAGGATTTCCATCCCCATCTGGCATGCGGCTATTGTCTCCATGACTGTGGACATGCCGATAGCGTCAGCTCCAAGCGCTCGGTAAGCTCGTGTTTCCGCCGGTGTTTCTAGACTTGGACCAAGAATGCCGATATAAACCCCTTCCTGAAGCCGGTAATTCAGTTCAAGTGCCTTAGAGTGGACAAGTTTCATGAGTTTTTGTGAGTACAATTGGCTCATATCCGGAAATTGAGGTTCACCGTAGGAAAGCCCGATAAGTGGATTGTGGCCTGTCATGTTGATTTGATCACTGATGACCATCATTTCCCCGGGATGAAACAGAGGATTAAGAGCACCGGCAGCATTGGTGATGATCATTTTTTTAACGCCGAACCGTGCCAACGTGCGAACACCAAAACATACCTGATCCGGGGAATATCCTTCATAGAGATGAAATCGACCTTGCAGGGCCAGAACCGGGACTTTGTCTATCCATCCGGCGCAAAGATTGCCTGCGTGACTTCGCACGGTAGAACGCGGAAAACCGACAATATCACTGTAGTCAATGCACAACTGTCCCTCAAGGCTCTCCACCCATTGACCCAAACCTGTCCCAAGAATAACACCGACGGGTGAATGCAGATATGACTCGAACCGGGAGTGAAGAGATTCCACTGCGGCCGATACCTGAGCAAGAGGTTGTTTTCGCGACATGTCGATCTGATTCATTATCATTATTTCCCCTTTTCATTCCGTATAAATATATCCCTGAAAAACAGAGTGTTATTTTGAAGTCAATGGGCGTAAAAAGCAATGGATAAGACGACTCTTTTCGGAATAGTTGCCGGCACATCGCTTATCATGGCAGCGATCATTCTCGGCGGATCAATTGATACGTTCATAAATATTCCCGGTTTTATGATTGTGGTTGGCGGAACGTTAGCGGCAATATCCGTCAATTATCCACTCAATGAGATTATTCAGGCGCATACGGCTGCATATAAGATTTTCGTTTCTCGCAAAGTTCGTGAAAAAGATGTCGTCAGCACCATGGTAAAAATTGCGGACATAAGTCGGAGAGAAGGTTTACTGGCTTTGGAAAATGTCAAGACCGAAAACATGATCTTGAAAAAAGCATGTCAATTGATAGCCGACAATGCAGACCCGATGATGATCCGTGAGATGTTGACCATTGAAATCGCATCCCTGAGACGCAGGCACCACATGGTTCAGGATGTTTTCAAGCGAATGGGAGCCTATGCTCCATCGTTCGGAATGATTGGGACTCTCATCGGTCTGGTGCAGATGCTCGCTTCTTTGCATGATCCAAGTACAATAGGTCCGGCCATGGCCGTTGCACTGCTTACCACGTTTTACGGGGCCATGATGGCCAGCCTTTTCTTTCTTCCCATGGCCGGCAAGTTGAAAAGCCGCAGCCAGGAGGAAATCTTACACCTGCAGATCATCTTTGAGGGGGCAAAGTGCATTTTGGAGAACAACAACCCACGCCTCGTGTACGAAAAGTTGTCTTCGTTCGTGCCTCCGAAGGATCGCCGTAGTGAACGATAGCTCCGCTGGTTCGCCAAACAACCCTCTGGACTTTGAGGATAACGGTGAAGAAAATAATGACTGGGTGGTCATCTTTGCGGACCTGTGTTTGTTGCTTCTGGTTTTTTTTGTCTTGTTGTTCAGCATGTCCACGTTGGATGATGTCCGTTTTAAGGAGTCTTTTTTTTCCGTGCGCATGGCTCTCGGCGATGTCATGGGGGGTAGCCTTGGGGCCGACAGGATTCCTACGGAAGATCTTGGAGTTTTCATCGATCAAGCCAAGTTGCACCGGCAGGTTGTGGAGAACCAGCATAAAATTTTTTCAGATTTTCGATATTTTCAGAATACCAAGGGAATGGAAGGCGTTGTCGGGGCTGTTTTTGACGAAGGGACAATCACGTTGCGGGTGCCTGGGGATGTCTTGTTCGCTTCGGGACAGGTTTCACTTACGCCTGCAGGAAAAACCTTAATCGCAGAATTGAAAGATTTTTTTGTGCGTTACCATGATCAAGTCATCAATATACGCGGGTTCACGGACGACGTACTTCCGTCGAGAGGTGGGCGTTTCGAGGATAATTGGGAAATTTCCGCCTTGCGTGCAGTCAATGTACTACGCTATCTTATCGAACTCGGGGTTGAGCCGGCTAGACTGACCTCTACGGGATTGGCGGATATGTATCCGCTCTTTCCAAACACATCCCAAGACAATCGCGCCAAAAATCGGCGGGTTGAATTTGTTTTGGAGAAGCGCATTGGCAGTTGAATTGTTAGATTTTACAATCGAGTTTGACGAGACGGATAGTCAGCGCCGCCGCGGGTACCGCGTCCATTTCCCCGGTTTGACGGTATGGATCCCGGACCGAAAGACATGCTATTCCGTGATTGATCTAAGTACCTTTGGCGTGTGTTTTCGCGATGAGGAGAAAAAATTTTCCTTGGGTCAACAGATGTTATTGGACATCAATGTTCAAGGGAAAATTTGGGTGGCGGGCTTGAAAGCCAAAATCGTAGGGATTCGTGACGAGGCGCTGGTGGCCTGCAACTTTGAAGAGTTGTCGGAGCCTCAGGAAATCAAGATGGACAAATTGTCCCTTGAAATTCAAAAGCGGTGGATTGAACACCGAAAACGTCAGAAACAACAGCAGGGCGAGGATGAACAAAACTCGAACCATTCATAAAATACTTATAGCTAATCGTGGCGAAATTGCTATTCGGATCATTCGGGCGTGTCAGCATTTAGGCCTTGATTTTGTTTGCGTTACAACCAAAGAGGACACCGCCTCCGGACATTGCAGGCTGGCTGTCGAGGTCGGCGGCGAACAGGCATTGTACACAATCAGCTCGTACTATGATCCAAATGAAATGTTTTCCGTGGCAGACGCATCCGGCGCCACGGCAGTCCATCCAGGCTACGGATTTTTTGCAGAGGATCATCGCTTTGCCCGGCGTGCAAGTGAGCGCTCGCGGCCGCTGGTATTTATCGGGCCGTCATGGTCCGTCATCCGTAATTTGGGAGACAAGATCAATACCAAACGCCTGGCTCGCAGCCTGAATATCCCCACCATTCCGGGTTCGGACAGGCCTTTGTATGATGAAATTGAAGCCGAAGCCATAGCTCAGGCGCTTTTTTCATTTCAAATTGAACAGGGGATTCACAAGCCGGTGGTGCTGGTCAAGGCTTCGGCCGGCGGCGGCGGCATGGGTATCGAGGAAGTCAGTGATCCGGATAAGTTCCGGAGCATATTTCGTCGTGTACGCAACTATGCCAAACGTCAGTTCAGGGATGAAGGCGTTTTGGTGGAACAACGAATTTTTGATTTCAACCACCTTGAAGTGCAAATTGTTGCTGAGCGAAATGGAACGAACGTTGTCCATTTCGGCACCAGAAACTGTTCAGTGCAAAGCATTGGCCGTCAGAAGCGTATAGAAGTCGCCCCAGGTTTTGCTCCCCAGTTTGTGACGTATGCTTTTGATGCAGCAGACGTTCTGGATTCCATCATCAACCATTCCTTGTCCATGGCCCGGGAGGTTCGTTACGACAATGTCGGCACCTGGGAATGGATAGTGACCCCCAACGGCCAGCCGTTCCTGCTGGAAGTTAATACTCGCATTCAAGTGGAGAATGGAGTAAGTGCCATTATTTCCAGGGTGCCCGGCAAAGAGCATGTGGACTTGATTGCCGAACAGATCCGTCTTGGACTGGGAGATTCACTGGGCTACACACAGAAGGATGTTGTCTTTGAGGGCGTGGGAATTGAGTATCGCATCATTGCAGAGGAGCCGCACAACAAGTTTGCTCCATGGGTCGGTCGGATTGAACGATTCCAATGGAAAGAGGAACCCTGGGTCCGGGTTTATTCCCACGTTCCGACTGATAGACCCTATGAAATTCCTACGGAATTTGATCCAAATCTTGCATTGGGGATCGTCTGGGGAGAAACGCTTCATCAGGCTCGAGAGCGAGGCCAGTCCTTCCTGGATAATCTGGTGCTGGAAGGACGAAACACCAGAGGTGAGCCGTTGCAATCCAATATTGCCTATCTTCATGCAAAGACGGATATGTTGCTGATGTTCTAGGTCTGCATCTGTCGTTCATGAAGATCCTTTCAATCTAAGAGTCGCGGCATTTTCCGGCTTGTAGATTGGAAGATGCGGCTGAGGCTTGCATAACCACCTTGTACAGCAGCACTTTATGTCATTGGTGCATCTTCATGTCCAAACGTACTTTTCAAGAGTCGACACGGCAAGCAGTGCGATTGTTGAGGACATGTTCAGACGACAACCTTTAATAACATTGCTCTTCATGGAAGCGGGTTAATTTTGTTGTCGGACCTTTCCGTTTGATGCCGTCCCAGTCATTGTTGCGGCGTCACGAGTTTGACTTTCCGTAAATGTGGAGCATATTGAGAACTAAGTGATGGATATAGATAAGAGTGTTTTGGAATTGCGTGAACGCCTGAAGTATATTCAGGATATATTTGGCCCCAAGGAAAATGAAAATGTTCTGCTGTTGCGGGCAAAACTGCAAGAGTTTGAGGACCAACTGTCCAGGCTGGAGTCGGCCGAACAGATTCGTCAGCTTTCATCACTGGAAGATCTTTTTGATTTTTTGGAGAAGAAGCTGGAACGCCAGCTTTCTCCCATGGATAAAGTCCGTATCGTTCGCCATCCTCAGCGAATTTCACTGAAGGATATTCTGGAGCATGTTTACGACAATTATACAGAGATCGGCGGTCAGGATGAATACAGCGTCGATCCCAGTATGCTTATTGCCCGGGCTTATATTACCCGCAGGGTCGGCAACAAGGTTTACAATCAATCAGTGATGGTCATTGGCCAGGAAAAAGGCCATGGGCAGGAGTTTCGCAACGGTGGCTCGGTCAAACCATGGGGCAATGCCAAGGCGTTGCAGTACATGAAGGTAGCGGAAACGGAAAATATTCCCATCCATGCCTATGTGAACACCCCCGGCGCTTTCCCGATTGAGGATTATCCCGGCGCCGCACAGCAAATAGCTCGAAATCTATATGAAATGGCCGGGCTTCGCGTGCCGGTGATCGCCATATTTTCCGAAGGGGGATCCGGGGGAGCTGAAGCCATCGGATTGGCGGACGTTCGCTTGATGCTGTCCCATGGCTACTACTCGGTCATTTCTCCCGAAGGCGCCGCGGCTATTGAAGGGCGCATCCGACAGGGACAGCGTGTCCCTCCGGAACTGGTTGAGACATGCGCGAAGCAATTGAAAATCACCGCGGAAGACAATCTTTCCCTGGGCCTAGTGGACCGAATCGTCCAAGAGCCCGTACTCGGCGCCAGGACTGAACACTATGATTTTTTCAGGACCTTGCGCCAGGAGGTAATCAACGCAACGGACGAGATTATTCTCAATGTCCGCGGAATGAACTATTTCCGGACCAAGGCCATCATGCGCCAGAAGAAGTCGCCGGGCGCGAATGCCGAAAATATATTCGTTCGTTGGAAGCTGGGAAGCGGCGCCCGGGATCGCCTGCTCTGGAAACGCTACCAGCGTTTTATGCGCTTGAGCCGGCATGCCGTGCTGGATCGCAGGTCCATGGGCCAAAAGATTGTTGATTTTGGAGTGGATTTGGGATGGTCGGTTCACTCTTTTTTCAAGTATGATTTCTGGCGCAAACACCAGAAAAAGTTCTCTAATTTGGCCGAAGACGTGGGTGCGGAATTCCAGGTGATTCTCAACAAATGCTTCGCGCCCATCAAACGCATCAAGGGGTCTTTAGCCACGACGGAAGGAGATGCCAACGGCAATGAACAGTGCCAGTTGACGCAGCTGTCTCGCTGGGAAGAGCAAGAGGCTGAGTCAAAGAAGGAATACGTTAGTCTCAAGGCAAAGCGCGATACGACCATTACATGCCCCAACACCCCGATCCATGGTTGTCTGGATATGTGGGCGCCGGATCTCTACGGCGAATGGGCGGGAGTGTGCATTCACTGCGGTCATCATTTTCCCATGGAGTATGAATGGTATCTCAGCAACGTATATGACAAGGATTCCATCCGGGAATTTAATGCGCAGATTGAGGCCAAGAATCCGCTCAGTTATGAGGGGCTGGATCTGAAGCTCGAGGAGGCCAAGAGCAAAACCGGAATGAAAAGCTCGTGCATGACGTTTGAGGCCACGATCAATGGAGTTCATGTGGTTACGGCCATGCTGGCAGCCGGGTTCCGCGGGGGATCGGTTGGAGCGGCCGAGGGTGAGAAATTCATCCGTGCAGTGGACAGGGCACGCAAAAAGCATTTCCCTTTTATGGCCTATGTCCATGGAACAGCCGGGATTCGGATTCAGGAAGGAACCTTGGGGGTAATCCAGATGCCGCGTTGCACCATGGCGGTGAGACGTTATCTGGAGGACGGGGGGCTGTACCTAGTCGTCTACGATACAAATTCCTATGCCGGGCCCGTGGCCAGCTTTCTGGGTTGTTCTCCGTACCAGTTCGCCATTCGTTCCTCCCGTGTCGGTTTCGCCGGCCTGGGAGTAATTCAGGAAACAACTGGGATGCCGGTTGACCCTCATTACCATGGCGCCTATCAAGCTTTGTCCCGCGGCCATATCCAAGGCGTTTGGGATCGGCGAGAGATGCGCAAGAATGTGTATCAGGCTCTTCAGACCGTGGGCGGCAGAAATCTCTATTACCGCTGATGAGTGATTTGCATTCGCTTGATGCCGTGAAACGATGAATCTTCAAAATGTTCATATCCACTTGAGGAAGTTGAGGGTGCTTAATTGCTGAACATTACCGAAATGCTGGACGAGATTAAAGCTTCCCCATTCGAGGAAGTCGTCATTACAGCGTCGCACACCGGAATTGTGGAATTTGTTATGGATACGCCTGGCGCTAAAGTCATCGGGCCGTCGGGGGAGTGGAAAGAAAAGCCGGGGACGTTGCTCGCCCGGCTGGAGCGCGAAAAAAACAAAAAACCTATTCATGCCGCCCAAAAGGGAGTCGTGGAGCACGTTCATGTTGAATTGTCCGGGCAATTTGTTCAGGCAGGAACCAGGTTGATGACTCTGCGACATTTTTTGAGCAAGGATGAAGTGTTGGATCGGCTCTTGAGGAAAACCCTTTATCTTTTCAATGCTCCAGAACGTGCCAAATACTATTTTCGGCCGGATATTGACATCAAGGTGAAATCCAAAGGATGTCAGTCCGTAGAAGTCCGTCCGGACATGGACTTGTTTATCCTCTCGCGCATGAAGCGGGAATCCCAGCTGAATTATTCCGGACCGGAAGGGATCATTTACGCAGTGTATTTCGAATCCAACCAGAATATCGATGCAGGTTCCCCATTGATCGGGGTCTGCAAAAAAGATCAGCTGACCGCGATTCAAGATGTCGTCAGTCGTGTACAGAGCGAGTGGACGGAACAAGATTAATGGTCATGACCGCGCCAGCAGGTCAGGGAGGATGCCCATGGGAAAGGTACTTCAGATCCGTGTCAGTGCCAGCACGTACGATGCCGATGATGTCTACAAAACATGGCCCAGGCTGAGCAAACTGGCCTGGGGAGACAAACGTTTCGCCGAAAAAAAGCCCATTGGGGTGCGGGAGCTTGTGGCCGATTTGGAAGATCTGTGGAAGTTCGGAGAAGAGTGGCCCGATGATACCAAAAACATGATCGGCAACGCCGTTCCAAATCTGCAGGAACTGGACGGACTTTTGGAGTCGGCCCTGGCAAATCGCGATGCCGAGAAGGCCGATAAAATATCCTATAAAATAGAGGACGCCTTGGACGAACTGGAAGGTCTGGTGAAATAACCTTAAAGCCTGTGTGCCGTCCGGCTGGTGTTGAACACGGTCCGCACAAGCCGACCTCGTCGGCAGCAGCCATCAAATTCGGCTTTAGACTGTTATGATTGCGTGAGTCCGGTAATGGTTCGGTGACAACGTCCGGGTTCATCCAGCATCTGGGTCCTTCAAATCAAGGCAAACCGGATAGTTCCGGAATAAGAGAATTATTGACAGGTACTGCATTCTGGAGAACGCAGTCTTGTCCTGAAGCGTGGAGGA
Proteins encoded in this region:
- a CDS encoding carboxyl transferase domain-containing protein, which codes for MDIDKSVLELRERLKYIQDIFGPKENENVLLLRAKLQEFEDQLSRLESAEQIRQLSSLEDLFDFLEKKLERQLSPMDKVRIVRHPQRISLKDILEHVYDNYTEIGGQDEYSVDPSMLIARAYITRRVGNKVYNQSVMVIGQEKGHGQEFRNGGSVKPWGNAKALQYMKVAETENIPIHAYVNTPGAFPIEDYPGAAQQIARNLYEMAGLRVPVIAIFSEGGSGGAEAIGLADVRLMLSHGYYSVISPEGAAAIEGRIRQGQRVPPELVETCAKQLKITAEDNLSLGLVDRIVQEPVLGARTEHYDFFRTLRQEVINATDEIILNVRGMNYFRTKAIMRQKKSPGANAENIFVRWKLGSGARDRLLWKRYQRFMRLSRHAVLDRRSMGQKIVDFGVDLGWSVHSFFKYDFWRKHQKKFSNLAEDVGAEFQVILNKCFAPIKRIKGSLATTEGDANGNEQCQLTQLSRWEEQEAESKKEYVSLKAKRDTTITCPNTPIHGCLDMWAPDLYGEWAGVCIHCGHHFPMEYEWYLSNVYDKDSIREFNAQIEAKNPLSYEGLDLKLEEAKSKTGMKSSCMTFEATINGVHVVTAMLAAGFRGGSVGAAEGEKFIRAVDRARKKHFPFMAYVHGTAGIRIQEGTLGVIQMPRCTMAVRRYLEDGGLYLVVYDTNSYAGPVASFLGCSPYQFAIRSSRVGFAGLGVIQETTGMPVDPHYHGAYQALSRGHIQGVWDRREMRKNVYQALQTVGGRNLYYR
- a CDS encoding purine-nucleoside phosphorylase, whose amino-acid sequence is MNQIDMSRKQPLAQVSAAVESLHSRFESYLHSPVGVILGTGLGQWVESLEGQLCIDYSDIVGFPRSTVRSHAGNLCAGWIDKVPVLALQGRFHLYEGYSPDQVCFGVRTLARFGVKKMIITNAAGALNPLFHPGEMMVISDQINMTGHNPLIGLSYGEPQFPDMSQLYSQKLMKLVHSKALELNYRLQEGVYIGILGPSLETPAETRAYRALGADAIGMSTVMETIAACQMGMEILGLSCLTNKNLPDCMVPTSLEEIIDVGQDIEPRLTALLNVVIPEMHAMK
- a CDS encoding biotin carboxylase N-terminal domain-containing protein, which translates into the protein MNKTRTIHKILIANRGEIAIRIIRACQHLGLDFVCVTTKEDTASGHCRLAVEVGGEQALYTISSYYDPNEMFSVADASGATAVHPGYGFFAEDHRFARRASERSRPLVFIGPSWSVIRNLGDKINTKRLARSLNIPTIPGSDRPLYDEIEAEAIAQALFSFQIEQGIHKPVVLVKASAGGGGMGIEEVSDPDKFRSIFRRVRNYAKRQFRDEGVLVEQRIFDFNHLEVQIVAERNGTNVVHFGTRNCSVQSIGRQKRIEVAPGFAPQFVTYAFDAADVLDSIINHSLSMAREVRYDNVGTWEWIVTPNGQPFLLEVNTRIQVENGVSAIISRVPGKEHVDLIAEQIRLGLGDSLGYTQKDVVFEGVGIEYRIIAEEPHNKFAPWVGRIERFQWKEEPWVRVYSHVPTDRPYEIPTEFDPNLALGIVWGETLHQARERGQSFLDNLVLEGRNTRGEPLQSNIAYLHAKTDMLLMF
- a CDS encoding PilZ domain-containing protein, with protein sequence MAVELLDFTIEFDETDSQRRRGYRVHFPGLTVWIPDRKTCYSVIDLSTFGVCFRDEEKKFSLGQQMLLDINVQGKIWVAGLKAKIVGIRDEALVACNFEELSEPQEIKMDKLSLEIQKRWIEHRKRQKQQQGEDEQNSNHS
- a CDS encoding biotin attachment protein, with translation MLNITEMLDEIKASPFEEVVITASHTGIVEFVMDTPGAKVIGPSGEWKEKPGTLLARLEREKNKKPIHAAQKGVVEHVHVELSGQFVQAGTRLMTLRHFLSKDEVLDRLLRKTLYLFNAPERAKYYFRPDIDIKVKSKGCQSVEVRPDMDLFILSRMKRESQLNYSGPEGIIYAVYFESNQNIDAGSPLIGVCKKDQLTAIQDVVSRVQSEWTEQD
- a CDS encoding motility protein A; this encodes MDKTTLFGIVAGTSLIMAAIILGGSIDTFINIPGFMIVVGGTLAAISVNYPLNEIIQAHTAAYKIFVSRKVREKDVVSTMVKIADISRREGLLALENVKTENMILKKACQLIADNADPMMIREMLTIEIASLRRRHHMVQDVFKRMGAYAPSFGMIGTLIGLVQMLASLHDPSTIGPAMAVALLTTFYGAMMASLFFLPMAGKLKSRSQEEILHLQIIFEGAKCILENNNPRLVYEKLSSFVPPKDRRSER
- a CDS encoding OmpA/MotB family protein, giving the protein MNDSSAGSPNNPLDFEDNGEENNDWVVIFADLCLLLLVFFVLLFSMSTLDDVRFKESFFSVRMALGDVMGGSLGADRIPTEDLGVFIDQAKLHRQVVENQHKIFSDFRYFQNTKGMEGVVGAVFDEGTITLRVPGDVLFASGQVSLTPAGKTLIAELKDFFVRYHDQVINIRGFTDDVLPSRGGRFEDNWEISALRAVNVLRYLIELGVEPARLTSTGLADMYPLFPNTSQDNRAKNRRVEFVLEKRIGS